The Musa acuminata AAA Group cultivar baxijiao chromosome BXJ2-5, Cavendish_Baxijiao_AAA, whole genome shotgun sequence genomic interval CGGAATGATACATAGCAGGTGATGGCGATTGCTCATGCAGTTTCTTCCGCTGCTTAGGAAGAACACTCATCTTaatcgtcagcctcaataatgcacATAACCACCACCGTGATATCGTCTTTCTTGCCTCCTTTTCGGCGCTTTCCTGCCTTTCTACATGCTATAGAGAAGGGTGTTTCTTTCGTTCTTCTGAGTGAGTTGCGTTGGGCTTCATCAGCAACAAGACTAGCTATACGATCTGCACTTAGATTGAGCACCAATCCGGATTTTATCAGTCGAACCACCTCGCTGTCGAACAGGTTGTCGAATACCCCATCTGTGGCTACAACAATGATGTCTCCTGGTTCAACTCCCATCGACTTTACCTGTTTCAGGAGCAATGAAGTGGAGAGCAAATATGATAAGAGTCAAATCTTGACGCTTACAACAAGAGGTTATGTCAAGAGTCAAATCTTGGTGATCCAATACTTACAACATGCAATTATTAGGAAGATGAAAGAAATTGGAAGATCTCCCAGAGTTGCAACATGCACTTAGGCTTAGGTTAAGAAGATGAATCTTACAGCAAAATGTTTGAGAGAAATACAACTACAATTATCTGTGAACTCTCCCTGCCCAAATTAAACTACAAATGTCATGCTTGCAACTGTACTAACCTCTGCATCATTTAGCGTTTCGCCGCCAGAGTTTTGGAGTTGATATGGCGTGTTAAAACCTCTTTGTTGTGCGGGAGAATGGTACAATACGGCATCATCTCTAATCACCAAAAAGCCGCTATCGCCAATATTCACTGTATGAATGTACTGCAAACCAAAAAACAATGCCATTGACCTACTGAGCTAGTTTGTGTTCTAAGAAATATAATCCAATAGCTAAGTTTAATAGTCGATGCTATATTTGATTGCATGCAATAAGAAGAATAAAAAACCTGGCCTTTGAGTGCCATGATGCAAGCTGTGGAGGCTCCCAATGCATTTGTCAGGGCATGAGCTGTTGCCAGGACCTGGAAAGGATCAACGCAACCTTCAGGTGATGCACGAACCGCTTGCTCCGCACGAGACATGAGCTCTCGAGCATATTCTCCGGCATCGATGCCTAACTTGGCCCATCCACCGACGCCATCTGCTACACCGACGACTTGCTCATGCTCACATATGAAGTGAGcgtcttctcctttcaattttctcATATGTGGTATGTAATATGATCCTGCCTTCATCTTCAGTGGCCTCCTCTTCTCAACTGCTTCGTGAGTTCTGTAGACAAGAAGTGAATGGTACATCAGAAACTACACATAAGAGAGAAGCTTATTCTTCACCTTTCTACGTACCTGCACCTCTGTTCCTGTGTTTCGGTGGGCAACTCCGGATCTTGAGCAGTAGACAAGGATGCACTGTCATCGTTATGGTACTCTGGGCTGTCTTCCTTCGTGGCGATCGAATCTTGACTGCTGTAGTCAATTAAATGATACATCAAAATCAAAACCCGAAATTTGATGGAAGACGTAAGTCAGATGAACTTGTTCTTTGAATTATGCGTGCCTGCACTGCTCTTTACAGGTAGATGTCGGCTCCTCAGTTTCTGTGAGCAGAGTTAGATCTTGAGCAGTGGAAGAAGACGAAGGGCCATTGCTTGGGTATTCTGCGTTGTCTTCCTTCATGGCGACCGTATCTTGACTTCTGTAGATAAGACCGCAATGATACATCAAATTCGCAAAGGAGAACGAAAACAGAGTCCAAGAAGGTTGCTCTTTCCATTCTACGTACCCGCATTTCTCTCTAGAGGTGGACGACGACTGGTCCTTTGTTTCGATGAGAAACTCCGGACTGCGAGcagtggaagaagaagatgaaggatcACCGTTTTGGTGTTCAGGGTTCTCTTCCTTCATGTCCGGAGAACGGAGGGCAGGATGAAGACGAGTCTTTCTGGGTTTTCGTGGACGGCGTTGATGAGAGACCATGGAGGTGCTGCAGGTGTTTTATAGTGCGGGGACGAGGGCGTAGTTGTTGAAGCCAACAAGGAGTCGGAAGTGGCTGGTGGTTTCAGATTGCTTTGGGAGTAGAACACCTGGATTATGCCTTATCATAGATTGAATTATAAGATTGTGATGGATACACTTATTATCAACATCTATCATATTAACCATCCCCTGCAGtaagtttatttttataataatcatACCTTTAAGTTGGATTATGTCTTATCATAAACCATAAGCCTAGAAAAataagatcatatatatatatatatatatatcatgattagCAATTAATTAGAGTTCACCTATTTAGTATTACTGATTTGGTCATGTGATTAATTTCACTCGCTATTCATTCAATCATTTTCATGCATTGCAGGTACAAAGAATTAATGAGAATCGATCGATTGAAAGCCTGAAACAGTGCCTTTAGATTTGTACCACAACAGGAAGAACTGTCAAACGAAGATCCCAAAGAAAGCTCTTCCGGAATGATATATAGCAGGTGATGGCAATTGCTCATGCAGTTTCTTCCGGTGCATAGATAGAACACTTATCTTAATCGTCAGCCTCAAGAATGCACATAACCACCACCGTGATATCGTCTTTCTTGCCTCCTTTTCGGCGCTTTCCTGCCTTTCTACATGCTATAGAGAAGGGTGTTTCTTTCGTTCTTCTGATTGAGTTGCGTAGGGCTTCATCAGCAATAAGATTAGCCATACGTTCTGCACTTACACTGAGCGCCAATCCGGATTTTATAACTCGTATCACCTCTCTGTCGAACAGGTTGTCGAAGACCCCATCGGTGCCTACAACAATAATGTCTCCTGGTTCAACTCCGATCGACTTTATCTGTTTCAGGTGCAATGAAGTGGAGAGTAAATGTGAATCTTGATGCTTACAATAAGAGGTCATGTTAAGAAGTTAATAGATGATAGTGTCCCCACTTTTCTTGGTAATGCAGGTACTTACGACATGCAATTATTAGGTTTAGGTTGAAAAGATGAAAGAAATCGGAAGATCTCCCAGAGTTGC includes:
- the LOC103984789 gene encoding probable protein phosphatase 2C 55, whose amino-acid sequence is MKEENPEHQNGDPSSSSSTARSPEFLIETKDQSSSTSREKCGSQDTVAMKEDNAEYPSNGPSSSSTAQDLTLLTETEEPTSTCKEQCSSQDSIATKEDSPEYHNDDSASLSTAQDPELPTETQEQRCRTHEAVEKRRPLKMKAGSYYIPHMRKLKGEDAHFICEHEQVVGVADGVGGWAKLGIDAGEYARELMSRAEQAVRASPEGCVDPFQVLATAHALTNALGASTACIMALKGQYIHTVNIGDSGFLVIRDDAVLYHSPAQQRGFNTPYQLQNSGGETLNDAEVKSMGVEPGDIIVVATDGVFDNLFDSEVVRLIKSGLVLNLSADRIASLVADEAQRNSLRRTKETPFSIACRKAGKRRKGGKKDDITVVVMCIIEADD